A segment of the Crassostrea angulata isolate pt1a10 chromosome 10, ASM2561291v2, whole genome shotgun sequence genome:
ttcatttgtACTATTCATTTTATTCGTAATTCGTTACGATCTCTACGTAATTGTTGAATTATGCAACGTGATTTGTTAAGATGCTCAGCATTTTtagtctaaacggagattattTTCGCTGCAAGAAATATAAAGATagatatatgatgaaaaataaattgtgctctttcttttttttagtgcattttttcttgttttaattgtttaactTTAACATataggaatttttaaaaaataaaatacaataactagtaaatAACTGAGTTAGAAGatgtacctttatgctctcatatattttggtCTCTTTATAAAGTGGTTGGGggactaaaattaaaaaaattaaccgGACGTTAACCGTGAACTCCTaccaaaaaattaatgaaacatcttgcataggatcttatttaagataaaaatggtatttcataaaggtacaatgtcaaagattaagtgtacgcaaaaataagtgtaaaatttggacggtattttttttttgttattctaccgagcgaccatatgacaaaataatttttgaatgcCCAAATGaagtcattgttgctcaggtgagcgatgtggccccatgttACATTCCTCTGCGCTTGCGTCACTTCGAAGCGGAAGGGAAACTCAATACCAATGTGTTGGACcaaagaataattttatttttatttttttaatcggatttatttacttttcaacaccgtaatttttcaaaagttcatatgatatataaaatatacgGATATctcctaaaattgatatttataatgTAGTTAATCATTGGTTTGTGCGTCCCCATGTCTCGTAGTTTGAGAAGTATTATTtccaaaattcataaaaaaaaggtTTGCGTACAAGTAGACAGTAAATTTTTGTTATTGATTATAGTGATAGTAATCTATATATTTATCtgttttcaatctttttaaatattcacaTTTCAATGAGAAATTGTAAAACAATTCTTACTCTTAGCTTATTCTATTTTTCAACAGATATATCAAAATGACATGCTGTCAATCAATTCCAATCCGTTCCACTTGGGCCAGGCTATGTCGTACCTGATTAACACCTTGTGGCTGGAAAAACACACGCACCTGTTGACGGACGCTAGCCTGCTGACCGATGGCTTCATTGAGGGGTTCTGGGAGGGACAGCAGTTCAATCTGTCCCACACCACAGTTCTACATCAAGATGAGGACTTCGACGAAATCTCACTCTTCTTCCACCTTAGAGATTTACGAGAAAATGGCGTCAAGCAGTTCGTAGTTCATGCCCAACCTAATCAAGTTAATCTACTGATGCGCGCCAACCGACGGTTTGAAGCCACCGCTGGACGAGGGGGGTACCGGTGGTTCTTGTCCGACACCGCAATGTCGGGTAAAATTGACGACGAGCTGATTCCAGTAGGCGCTCTTGTCGTCAAAGCTGTCAGAGACGAGAGGGCGCTAGTAGAGCACACGATAACGAGGCTCTACGAAGAAATAGAGGACCTAAAGGACAGCACGCTGTCTGACAATACGTCCGACTGCTTCAGGTTTGTGATTGGCATTTTGTGATTTTACAAGCAAACGTTGCAgcaaattgataaattgataccTTTATAGTGTTACCATTATAGGAGTGTCCTCCTGAAGAAATCGACAAAGAACCTGCCTCTGTGCTGCGGCATCGCCCAGTTCCGGATAGACAACCACTTCTGGAGAGTGCTCAATGAAAGTTACGGGGAGCTAGAGTGGATGTCGGCCGGCAAGATCTTCTACAACCACAGCAAACACAGCGTTCAGTGGTACGGGAGTACTATATTTGGCCCTACCTCCCAAAGCAAACATTTCCATCGTGTGGTAACCACCCCTGCGCCGCCATTTGTGTTGGTCAAAGGTCCCATAGACACAGGCGACTCCTGTTATGGAAACAAAATGTGTTACAAGGTTCTCCGAGGGAATCCTATCTATCTCGGTCCGAACACCCGTGTGGAGGATCTGCAGGAAGTGGAGGCGGAGCGGTACTGCTGCAGCGGGTTCGTCATGGACATTCTGGAGTACCTAGCCACGGACTTGGCCTTCGACTATTTGGTGTACTTTAGGGACGAGAACAGCCACAACGCCACTAATCTGTACGAGTCATTGCTGCACGACGTACGGAATGGATCGGCCGAAATCATAGCAGGTGCGTTGACCGTGACGTCAAATCGAAGCAAGCAACTACGTTTCACAGAGCCGTACTACTTTTCTGGGTTTGCAATGATCGTGCCGCCGCAAGAGGCATCCAAACCATCAATGGACGCGTTTACTGCGCCGTTTGATAGTTACGTCTGGATGGCAATATTTCTAAGCGCAACAACAGCTGCGCTGGCTACCTCCTTGTTTGAATGGAACAGTCCATTCGGATTGAATCCATGGGGTAGAAAGCGACTGAAGAACTACACCCTAGGCTCGGCTTTAGTAATGGTTTACTCCGTTCTGTTTGGCCATACAGTCAGCACAAAGTCTCCAAAGTCCTGGCCTGCGAAAGTCCTTCAAAACTTCTGGGCGGGGCTCGCCATTTTCATCGTGGCTAGCTATACCGCTAACCTGGCAGCCTATTTGGCGGGAATCAATAGAGTTGATGATATGATCAGCATCTTTCATAACACCGTAAGTACCTCCTGCACTCAATAAGCATATAGTAATTTACTGAAGATGGTTTactataaaatgtttaaatgttacAGATGAACTCTAAACGAGTGCATGTTCTGAGATCGAGTCCCGCGGCCGACTACCTCAGGGTCATTAACGAGAGGAATCGCAAAAACATCATGATCAGCGAGGTCCCCCCGGACGTGACGCAGCTCAACATCATCAATAACCTCAAGTAAAGACCTCATCTACATTGGTTTAAGCATATTCATTGACACCTCAATAAATGTGAGCAGCAAACAAAGCCCTATATACCACATACTAGTATCCTCGCCCTATATACCACATACTAGTATCCTCGCCCAAAGGGAGGAACCTCGGTCATCCTCATTGGCTGGTTAACGTGAACCAGTGCATTATTTTTTCCCCAGGTATCCTTATCTTCCTTCAGATACAAAGAGAAGAGGGAAGAAAAGTGTAATCATTAAGTGGACCACTTTAAGACGCTAACCCATTTGAACTGAAAGAaatgtttaataatattttcaggattttcattttaaataacattcttgaacaagaaaaaattgtttgaaagaAGATAGGCGAATAAGATACCGCAAATGCCTTTTGGTTTAGTctttaaatacaatttcaattttaatttcttttcaattaaaTCTACTGTATTTGATTTTGTTAATATACAGGTATGCAATAGcacaaataaattataaaaaaattaaattgcctTAAGTTTGGTATCGTATCCACTACCTAAATAGCCTAGTTAACGTTATACAACGTAAACAAATGTCTCGtgctttaaccactgagccattttaGTCACAAAGAGCGTTGCTTAAATGCTTAATGCGACTTTGGCCACGAGTTTAAGAacttatataatttttcttaaacgttcaattgttgagATAGAAAATAATAGCTTTAATACACAGTCAGTCATTTCACCACGTGTTTGTTCTTCATTAGACTTTATTTAGACTATGATAAAAGTATGGAGCACGGACCCACTTTATGAAAGAATTGAAGTTCTACAAAATTAAACTATGTGGAGTTTTTGATACGCATACGCCAATTTAAATCAACagattccaagtattgaacatatttattaaatttatttattaaaatattaacgCCTATGAGGGttacaaataaatatacaatgttttgaattatacaaattcatcaaaattgttgatattttaattttcagtatCTTTTCTCGAAagaacgagataattaactcgtattAATTCGAATAAAGTAGATCTTttttcgttattacgagatcatatatttttatgtgaCCCTTTTCGTCTTTTGTAATTTTACACACCTTATCAACCCATCTCCTTTGAAATACAagtatttggaaaaaaaataaatgcatgcacGATGATACAATAGAAATTGAAATctaatttaaagtttattttattttgacagaAATAAATCATACGAGTACTATGTTAACGACCGTCTGCTTTTGGAGTATGCGCTTGCGCAGCACGACAATTGTTCAATCAAATTTAGCGGCAATGACTTTGGAGAAAACCTCTATGCATTTGGACTGAACAGGGATGCAGTTGATTTGACGGTAAGATAGAGTATCGTTTTGTCATTATTAATATTAAGGATCATGCATGAGAGTAAGCGTAAACAAATTCTCTCAATACAGAGAAGGGAATCAATTCTGATTTTATTTCACAAatgcatgaaataaaaatgaagatatGGTGTAAATGATGAAACTATTCTCAACATActatatttttagaattttgaagAACAATTGAGAATTTAAACGCTGTCatggaaaaaaacat
Coding sequences within it:
- the LOC128165519 gene encoding glutamate receptor ionotropic, NMDA 3A-like, coding for MMILAGWLVYICLHWLGGGATGLRILLICDQTFHEVCRQKQNDAKDDVIVTFFPVSDIHSYVTHVRNIDALLRNGTSTDVLLVFGHSELVSAVGTVAQDFQRPVIAYTKDSAPVIYQNDMLSINSNPFHLGQAMSYLINTLWLEKHTHLLTDASLLTDGFIEGFWEGQQFNLSHTTVLHQDEDFDEISLFFHLRDLRENGVKQFVVHAQPNQVNLLMRANRRFEATAGRGGYRWFLSDTAMSGKIDDELIPVGALVVKAVRDERALVEHTITRLYEEIEDLKDSTLSDNTSDCFRSVLLKKSTKNLPLCCGIAQFRIDNHFWRVLNESYGELEWMSAGKIFYNHSKHSVQWYGSTIFGPTSQSKHFHRVVTTPAPPFVLVKGPIDTGDSCYGNKMCYKVLRGNPIYLGPNTRVEDLQEVEAERYCCSGFVMDILEYLATDLAFDYLVYFRDENSHNATNLYESLLHDVRNGSAEIIAGALTVTSNRSKQLRFTEPYYFSGFAMIVPPQEASKPSMDAFTAPFDSYVWMAIFLSATTAALATSLFEWNSPFGLNPWGRKRLKNYTLGSALVMVYSVLFGHTVSTKSPKSWPAKVLQNFWAGLAIFIVASYTANLAAYLAGINRVDDMISIFHNTMNSKRVHVLRSSPAADYLRVINERNRKNIMISEVPPDVTQLNIINNLKNKSYEYYVNDRLLLEYALAQHDNCSIKFSGNDFGENLYAFGLNRDAVDLTENMSSLILSYLEGGQVTEALQRYVKNRNCVGRSERFTRKYGLDHTGGLFIILLSAMFVGAFLLVIELCVFRYLVPYLRKKPNDSLWKNRNIEYVNQRLYRTVMSEQLVSPQQTAQEMIRIVKERQFERLFLKNELSKHGRIQKKGVPKGLRLIDITDNLIRSKKEESQIFATSSSGKIFTIQKQSYDNDDDGEDSMSDVSDYVTGDEQDIQISFEDIENPTVLSDISEVPINNQRKAPKNSPHVTRSMSEKVIGQFIRHNPRARYCSDSVYSGVSFKSSKKRNKSCPSFQKRSTKEKENKRRVFEEGEIEMVDMSHMAERPEKTQLIHKSKRGANFGRAFTFYGRSMKDNRLKSSIRKHAMATRRHSESVFDDCAVDALSKEDLMVLWKKSEIELQTSLNRVTQENAHLKRLLRVVEVSEKSPQEEAPDRETAQLTATPL